A region from the Gemmatimonadota bacterium genome encodes:
- a CDS encoding O-methyltransferase, with protein MVNEELFAKVDAYVEGLYGGDDADLTAVEASLAEADMPRISVSPVHGRFLHLLALTRGATRILELGTLAGYSTIWMARALPPDGRLITIEADPKHQAVAQRNLERAGVAHLVEIRGGRALDVLQELRDQGAHPFDLIFIDADKPPMADYFRWALQLSRPGTLIIADNVIRSGTVLDANHEEEAVQGVRRFNALLAKTHGITSTILQTVGRKGHDGLALALVR; from the coding sequence ATGGTCAACGAGGAACTCTTTGCCAAGGTGGACGCGTACGTCGAGGGGCTCTACGGCGGCGACGACGCAGACCTGACCGCCGTCGAGGCGTCGCTGGCCGAGGCCGATATGCCCCGGATCAGCGTTTCGCCGGTCCACGGCCGCTTCCTGCACCTGCTGGCCCTGACGCGAGGCGCGACGCGGATTCTCGAGCTGGGCACGCTGGCCGGGTACAGCACCATCTGGATGGCGCGCGCGCTTCCCCCCGACGGGCGCTTGATCACCATCGAGGCCGACCCGAAGCATCAGGCAGTCGCGCAGCGCAACCTGGAGCGGGCCGGCGTGGCTCATCTGGTGGAGATTCGGGGTGGTCGCGCGCTCGATGTGCTGCAGGAGCTGCGCGACCAGGGCGCCCACCCGTTCGACCTCATCTTCATCGATGCAGACAAGCCGCCGATGGCCGACTACTTCCGGTGGGCACTCCAGCTCTCGCGGCCAGGCACGCTGATCATCGCGGACAACGTGATCCGCAGCGGCACGGTGCTGGATGCCAACCACGAGGAGGAGGCGGTTCAGGGGGTCCGGCGCTTCAACGCGTTGTTGGCGAAGACGCACGGGATCACTTCCACGATCCTCCAGACGGTGGGGCGGAAGGGTCACGACGGACTCGCGCTCGCCCTTGTGCGCTAG
- a CDS encoding glycosyl hydrolase, which yields MEMSVMRARSLLFVALLGFQPSTAPAQTVDASYLDLVSWRMVGPTRGGRVLAVAGDPQHDFTFYQGTAGGGVWKTEDGGLNWSNVSDGSFHTGSVGAIALAASNSDIVYVGMGEACIRGNASIGDGVYRSTDAGRTWTHIGLAATSQIARVRVHPTNPDLVYVAALGTPWGPSPDRGVYRSRDGGATWEKVLFRDDDTGAIDLIMDPTNPDVLYASLLQLRRYPWGFTSAGPGTGLFKSTDGGDTWTELTDRPGLPDGLKGRIGITVSPARPDRLWAIIDAELGKKGVFRSDDAGDTWTRVNDNADLTQRPWYYHHIFADTKDPNTVYVLNVRFWKSSDGGETFELVQAPHGDNHDLWIDPENPLRMINANDGGATVSFNGGQSWSSIMNQPTAQLYHVAVDNGFPYRLYASQQDNTTISVPSRSDYGSVTVEDWYTVGGGEDGYVAPRTDDPNIVYAGDHHWLYRYDHSTKQIRDISPNPETYYGWGAADMLYRFWWTYPVMTSPHDPDVLYVTSQFVHRTTNEGQSWEVVSPDLTRADPSTIERTPSYEHPEPGQYWGPITREAYGPEWYATVFAFAESPAQAGVLWAGSDDGFIHVSRDNGANWTKVNIPDLPEFALISIIEPGHHDAASAYVAATRYKLDDQTPYLYKTKDYGATWTRITTGIPANDFTRVIREDPARPGLLYAGTERTLYVSFDDGAHWQPLNHNLPVVPVHDIQVKEGDLAIATHGRSFWILDNVALLHQLSAAAMAEPVHLFRPRNTIRFRDGADLVANYAGGGAAGRNPPSGVVVPYYFHDRPTGSVTLRILKGSEVVRSVENAPARQGANTWIWNMRYPGARVLDDAVFQGSPQGPLAAPGTYTVELVADGRTQRQDFQILRDPRIHYTDADLMAQHDFLIGVRDRLSETMDLVKEIRDLRTEAERLVEAGGNRQELVEALKRLNDKLYPLEERLVQYRARAGQDLIAQPTGIDSKLARLMNFASMADAPPTDGEQELFQRLVEGIRERAEALARIREEEYAELVRRARLVG from the coding sequence ATGGAGATGTCGGTCATGCGCGCGCGCTCGCTCCTCTTCGTCGCACTCCTCGGCTTTCAGCCTTCGACCGCTCCCGCCCAGACGGTCGACGCTTCCTATCTGGACCTGGTGTCCTGGCGCATGGTGGGACCCACTCGAGGCGGGCGGGTCCTGGCGGTAGCAGGAGACCCACAGCACGACTTCACCTTCTATCAGGGCACGGCGGGCGGCGGCGTCTGGAAGACCGAAGACGGAGGCCTCAACTGGTCCAACGTGTCGGACGGCTCCTTCCACACGGGCTCCGTGGGCGCGATCGCGCTGGCAGCGTCCAACTCCGACATCGTCTACGTGGGCATGGGCGAGGCTTGTATCCGCGGAAACGCGTCCATCGGCGATGGCGTCTACCGCTCCACGGATGCCGGGCGCACCTGGACCCACATAGGGCTCGCCGCCACCAGCCAGATCGCGCGCGTGCGGGTGCACCCCACCAATCCAGATCTCGTGTACGTCGCGGCGTTGGGCACCCCGTGGGGCCCCAGTCCCGACCGCGGCGTGTATCGGAGCCGGGATGGTGGCGCCACCTGGGAGAAGGTCCTGTTCCGCGACGACGACACCGGTGCCATCGACCTGATCATGGACCCGACCAACCCCGACGTGCTCTACGCGTCGTTGCTGCAGCTCCGTCGCTATCCGTGGGGGTTCACCAGCGCCGGACCGGGCACGGGCCTCTTCAAGTCCACGGACGGCGGCGACACCTGGACCGAGCTCACAGACCGACCTGGCCTGCCGGACGGACTCAAGGGGCGCATCGGCATCACGGTCTCGCCGGCTCGTCCCGACCGGCTCTGGGCCATCATCGACGCCGAGCTGGGCAAGAAGGGAGTGTTCCGCTCCGACGACGCCGGTGACACCTGGACGCGCGTCAATGACAACGCCGACCTCACGCAGCGTCCCTGGTACTACCATCACATCTTTGCGGACACGAAGGATCCCAACACGGTCTACGTGCTCAATGTCCGCTTCTGGAAGTCGAGCGACGGCGGCGAGACCTTCGAGCTGGTGCAAGCACCCCACGGCGACAACCACGACCTCTGGATCGATCCGGAGAATCCGCTGCGGATGATCAACGCCAACGACGGCGGTGCCACCGTTTCATTCAATGGAGGCCAGTCCTGGTCCAGCATCATGAACCAACCCACGGCGCAGCTCTACCACGTCGCGGTGGACAACGGCTTCCCCTACCGGCTCTACGCCTCCCAGCAGGACAACACCACCATCTCCGTCCCTAGCCGCTCGGATTACGGCTCGGTCACCGTGGAGGACTGGTACACCGTGGGTGGTGGTGAGGACGGATACGTGGCGCCGCGCACGGACGACCCCAACATCGTGTACGCCGGCGACCATCACTGGCTGTACCGCTACGACCACAGCACCAAGCAGATCCGCGACATCTCGCCGAACCCGGAGACCTACTACGGGTGGGGCGCGGCCGACATGCTGTATCGCTTCTGGTGGACATATCCGGTGATGACGTCACCACACGATCCCGACGTGCTCTACGTCACCTCCCAGTTCGTGCACCGCACCACGAACGAAGGCCAGAGCTGGGAGGTGGTGAGCCCGGACCTGACGCGCGCCGACCCCAGCACCATCGAACGTACGCCCTCCTACGAGCATCCCGAGCCGGGTCAGTACTGGGGCCCCATCACGCGCGAAGCATACGGACCCGAGTGGTACGCCACCGTCTTCGCCTTCGCGGAATCGCCCGCCCAGGCAGGCGTGCTGTGGGCCGGGTCCGATGACGGCTTCATTCACGTCTCTCGCGACAACGGCGCGAACTGGACCAAGGTGAACATCCCGGATCTGCCGGAGTTCGCGCTGATCAGCATCATCGAACCGGGTCACCACGACGCTGCAAGCGCCTACGTGGCGGCCACGCGCTACAAACTGGACGATCAGACCCCCTACCTCTACAAGACCAAGGACTACGGAGCCACCTGGACGCGCATCACCACCGGGATTCCCGCCAACGACTTCACGCGGGTGATCCGCGAGGACCCGGCACGGCCGGGCCTCTTGTATGCGGGGACGGAGCGGACGCTGTACGTCTCCTTCGACGACGGGGCGCACTGGCAGCCGCTCAACCACAATCTGCCCGTGGTGCCGGTGCATGACATCCAGGTCAAGGAGGGCGACCTGGCCATCGCGACCCACGGTCGCTCGTTCTGGATCCTCGACAACGTCGCGCTGCTCCATCAGCTGAGCGCCGCCGCCATGGCGGAACCCGTTCACCTCTTCAGGCCCCGCAACACCATCCGCTTCCGGGACGGCGCGGACCTGGTCGCCAACTACGCGGGAGGGGGCGCTGCGGGCCGCAACCCACCGAGCGGCGTGGTCGTGCCCTACTACTTCCATGATCGCCCGACCGGTTCGGTGACGCTGCGCATTCTCAAGGGCAGCGAGGTGGTGCGCAGCGTTGAGAACGCTCCCGCCCGCCAAGGGGCCAACACATGGATCTGGAACATGCGCTACCCGGGTGCTCGCGTGCTGGACGACGCGGTCTTCCAGGGGAGCCCGCAGGGACCTCTGGCCGCGCCGGGCACCTACACGGTCGAGCTGGTGGCGGACGGCCGCACCCAGCGCCAGGACTTCCAGATCCTGCGTGACCCGCGCATCCACTACACGGATGCGGACCTGATGGCACAGCACGACTTCCTGATCGGCGTGCGGGACCGGCTGAGCGAGACCATGGACCTGGTGAAGGAGATCCGGGACCTGCGCACCGAAGCCGAGCGCCTGGTCGAGGCGGGTGGGAATCGGCAGGAGCTGGTCGAGGCGCTCAAGCGCCTGAACGACAAGCTCTATCCATTGGAGGAGCGCCTGGTGCAGTACCGTGCTCGTGCGGGCCAGGACCTGATCGCCCAACCCACGGGCATCGACTCCAAGCTGGCCCGTTTGATGAACTTCGCCTCCATGGCCGACGCGCCCCCCACGGACGGAGAGCAAGAGCTCTTCCAACGGCTGGTGGAGGGGATCCGCGAGCGGGCCGAGGCGTTGGCCCGGATCCGGGAGGAGGAGTACGCGGAGCTGGTACGGAGGGCGCGGCTGGTCGGATGA